The sequence TATGGCACTTCCAAACAAACTGATCCCCCAGACTCCAAACTGCTAATATCCTCCCTTTGCCATTTTATACAAAaccttaataattttaaattctaaattcctCATGCACAAggtctattttacttttaaactgCTACAAAGCCTAGAACTGgagtaaatatataagaaatacccaataaatatcattaattaattacCTATTGACATACCCTTGGAATGACTCCCACATGAATCGTTTAGCAACATGGTGAAATGCCCACAAGATTGTAAACTGCATAAGGAGAGAGACTTTGTCTATCATTATCAGCATTTTGCCAAGTCCCGACATAATGCCTGACACACCATGagcattcaaatatttatagagtaaatgtgtgaatgaatgtTGATATAAAGGTGATAGTGAACACAGGTCTTGTCCAGAGAGAACTTCTAGACAGTGAGAAGAGACTTACACTTatattctcctctcttctccccaaccCTTGTCTTCACTGAACATTATTTAcacttctttcttgatttcttcttagaGATATCTTGAAATGGAGTTGTCACTGTTTTCTGGGATGGCCTGTAAGGAAAAAGGATAATCTTAGCAAAAACACATAAACAGGAATCTTCCTTTGAACAGCTTCAGAAAATACCACTCAGTGATGAGTGAGATGACTAATTTACTCCACCAGGCTTCACAGAggtagagttaaaaaaaaaaaaaaatcttttcaggggcacctgggtggttcagttggttgagtgtctgactcttggtttagctcaggtcacaatcttggggtcctgggattgagccctgcactcaGAAGGGGGTCTGCTTCCCTCcgtctccctcactctctgcctctcctccacaagctcatgccctttctctctgtgtctctaaaataaaataatttttaaagaaacaaacatcctTTCAGCATACGGCCTTTTTTCATGACATACAACCAATGACAAGCATTACAAATCATAAGAGCAAAATCTGCAATTTAACATAAGCCAACCATAGTTCATTCTGTGTTGAGTATTTGAGATAAAAAGTAACAATGAACAAGACtggaattgagagagagagaacctcaacaACTCTCAAACCACATGGTAATTGCTATGTCAGAGGGATGGACGGAGTGGTCAGGGAATAATGAAGATGGAGCAATGAATTCTGTCTCAGGGCACGGAGGGAAACTCCACAGAGGAAGTGGTCATGGAACTCGTCCTTCAGGATGGCAGGATTTTGCAGGTAAAAGAAGTGAGATGAGCATTCCAAGTGCAGAGAACAGCATGAAGGCATCGAGCATGCAGTGTGTTCATGATTAAGGCAGCTTGGCTAAGACAGCTTTCCAACAATTTTAGCACCAAAGGGTTTCATTCGCCCCTAATGAAAATGGTTGTAGCTTTAGCATTCACCAATTGAGAAAGCACATCACAGCAAAATCTACAACACGTTTAGTAAAGCTCTTGAACAAGTGTGTGTTTTATCAATCACGACAGCATCTATATGCAGTCATAAAAAAGTAGCACGTGATGGCAGACCTAGACTTCACATCTACCTTCTCTTCCTCTGGCAGTCCCACTGAAACTATGATGGAGGACTGTTGCCAAAGCAGAATATATGACCTTACTAGAAAAACCTCCTGCTGTGATTTTCAGAGCTTAAGAGAGAAGACCAGAGTTTTCGGTAGCTCTTTGACAACCCCTACACACAAGTAGTAATGCAGGGTGAGggccgggtggggtgggggataggTAGCAGAGCTGTGGAAGGGGGACAGAAGTACAGAAGGAATGGCAACTCTGTCCAGGAGGGAAATATAGTCTTCCCAAGTGCTCTATTGCCAAAGTAAAGTCATCCTCCTTTGCAAATGCAGGGGTCCCTCAGCTGCCTTCTGGAAGGAATCCTGCTTACAAAGCGCCCAGAGGCAGTCCTTTAATCCAAAGATCTCCATAGCTGCATAAAAATCATATTCATCAGCCTAACCCTCTCCCACAAAGATAACCTGGGAATTCTCAACAGACATTGGAAGAAAACCCACTAACcccagagaaaacagaagtaatCCAGGGAATagaaaagagctttttaaaaaaaaatttttttaaacaagaatccTCAAAAAGTCAaggttttacatatattaaacaAGAGCAAGGTGCTATATAAAAAGGAGTAATCTGCCAAAACCAGAGAATagttcttagaaattaaaaatgacaagaaattcAATAAGTGGCCTGGAATAATATACTAAATACAGCATGCGAGAAACTGGTTActcagaaaacaaagacaaagagggttctcaaaatgtgtatcgatgaaataaaaaatatgcaaaataagggaaaaaatcagaaatgaggagaaaggggagtaTGAGCAAGCACTGAGGTGATGTTCATTTCCTAATCTTTCATAATAAAGAGTCaataattggggatccctgggtggctcagtggtttagcacctgcctttggcccagggcgtgatcatggagacccgggatcgagtcccacatcaggctcccggcatggagcctgcttctccctctgcctgtgtctctgccacccccaccccttctgtgtgtgtgtgtctatcatgaatgaataaaaaaaataaaaaataaaaaagagtcaaTAATTCCCTACTGCTGATAATAACAAGAACAAGAGgcttaaataaatgatttaaggTCATATAACCATATGACCTTAAACTAAAAATACAGCctgccaggatgcctgggtggctcagcagttaagcatctgactcgggttgtgatcctggggtcctgggatcaagttccacatcgggctccctgcagggagcttgcttctccctctgcctgtgtctctgcctctctctctctctctctctttttgtctctcatgaataaataaataaaatctttaaaaaaatacagcctaTTGATCACAATTGCCTCTAGCACATGAGACAGAAGAGTTCCTTTTGTGAACTCGCGTTatctttgtaaaaagaaaaaattactacCTAGGGCTATATTACTTCTACTATTTTTCACAAAAGTATCCTTAAAAACAAGAATGCATTGGTTAAACTGGGATACCACTCCCATCTCCTCTAAGTATATTCTCTGCCAACGTGGAGGTCCTTTGAAACAAAAGGTAGCCCCAGAAGGAATagtatattccatttatttactcatttgatcATTCAACACACATGAAGTGAATGCCTGCTATTTTTCAGGGGCTGTTCTGGGTCTCCAGACAAAGCAGGGAATAAGCAAGAAAAATTCTTGCCCTCCCAGCACTTACATTCTTCCTTTAGCGCAATAATGCCAGGGTTATTATTGTAAAATTAATAAGTTTAATGTCATTTTAACAGAAGAAAGTGTTTCTGAGATGAGAACAGGCTATGTTATCttcagaataaaacaaacaaaaaaaccaaacacttcACAAGCATGAGATGCATTTACCAAGTGGAAcccactgcacccccaccccatgccccaaTTCTACTCCAAAAAGAGATCTTCTCAAGAGAGGGTGAGATGGGCCACCAGATGTGAAGAATTTCAAGAGGAGAGCTTTGGGAAGAGAACAAGATGAGGGAGGTCAAGTCAGAGAATGAGGGAAAGCAAAGTAGCTTAGTATGATGCTTGAGAGCAAGTTAGCCCCAACATCCATGCTGCTCAGGGATGCTCAATGGAATCTTGAGTAAAAGAAATGTGTGTCCCTCCCTCAGAGTTTGCTGAGGTTTATTTCCAGAGAAGACTGACATGAGGACCCTCAAACACAAGCATGATCTCTGAACCAGAGGCTAGTTTGTAGGTTAACAGAGAGAAGACCAATACCCCAAGCTTGAGAGCACATCACTAACAGGACAGTTCCCTGATCTTTCCATCGCTGGGTCTCCTGAGACCTATCCTTCTCCATTTACAACATGACCACAAAAGAAGGGCACCTCCTCCATAAGGTAATATTTATAGCTCCTACCAGCAGATGGGAAGGGAGTAGAGGGGATGGTCATACAAGAAACTAGATTCAATATaggcaaaattaagaaattccatttttctctgaaaaccCAGAAAGAAGAGTGAGTTAAGTTTTGTGAACTTACAACATATGCTTAAGGCACATTAGTTATTCAGGCTATAGATTTCTGGATGTACATATGGTTTTTCTGATCTTCTGAAATAATTCCATAGGACCCAGGAGTACACAAGTTGGAAACACTGGGGCTAGTATAAAGGGTgcttgttgggggtggggagtgagaaATGGGGCCAGGGAGGCATATTTTGCAAAATACTTCTTGTGCCATACCAAAAATTCAGAGGAGGGCCAAGagatgtaaaagaagaaaagagtaaggGAAAAGAAGGTTTCTAAGGAAGGGAGTGATATAATCAGATCTGGGTCTTGGAAAGATGATTCTGGCAGTATCTGAATAGTGAATTTGAAGAGAGATTTGCAGATGGGGAGCACAGCTAGGAGGCTACTGTATTATTCAGACAAGAGGTGCCCTAAACTAAGGCAATGACTGTGGGGAAAGGTCACTTCTCGAACACTACTTCACATCTCTCTTACCCCGTCCTTTACTTTTACCACTGCTGTGGTCACCATTTCTACACAGACTTCAGCCAGCCCCAGGCAAGTGCCAGCTAAGAGTGTATCTCCCCTGGCCACAGGCCTGGTACCCCATGCTTCCCAACCAGAGTCTTCCTCAACGCCGCTGGGTAAAGCCCCCAGGAAAGTACTCTGTGGTCTTCcgtgcacacacaccccagaaaTAGGAGAACATTAATGCCCATGAAGCCCTGTTGAATGATGGTGGACAGGAGTCTCCCTCAAGGACAGTTCTGTCTTCATGAGGCTCCTCAAAAGATCTTGCCGGATCAAGGATCCGAGGCAGTGGCTTGAGCTGGCTCCTGCCCCTTGGGTCACTCCCAAATACACCGCTGCACGTTGGCCTTGCCTCTGGCGTCGTGTTTGGTGAGACCCAGGCTAAGGCAGGTAGTTGCGGCACCTGATGGCTCGAGCGACCTCGAGCTCCAGGAAAGGAGAGAGACGGCTGAAGAGCGCAAACTGAGGAAAGGGCCTCACCTAGAAACTGCAGGAATTTCACACTGTGGATGCCGCCTGCTAAAGGAGCTCCATCGCAGCCACGCCTGGCTTCAGCTTTCCTGGAGAACAGCAGGGCGGCCTGGGGCTCGGCGGCTCGGCGGCTCGGCGGCTCGGCGGCGGGCAGGCCAGGCCGGGCCAGGCCGGGCCGGGCAGCGCTCCCAAGGCGGTTGAGGGGCAGGGAGCGTGCGCCGCCGGGGTCTGGTTCTGGGCACGCAGCCCCCCGGGTCGGTCCCCACGGGAGCCCGCCTCGTCTCGCTCTCGGCTTGCGCCTCCGGGTGGATGCCGATGGCACCCCGGGGAAGGACAGCTCACCGCTGTTCCGGGCCTCGTAGCCCACAGAGCGTGCACCGCCCCTTTGCTCATCACGCCCAGCTCCTCCCGCGCCGCATACCGGAGCTGGGAGCCCCGGGGGTCGCCTTCCTCCGTGTCCTCACACTCGTCCGCGGCAGTCTCGATGTCGCTGCCGGTGGACGCAAAAATGGCGGCGCCGCTCGCCTCCAGCTGTTTGCAGACGCGGACGCCGTCGCCAGCCGTCGCTGTCCGCCGCGTGCACGTGGACCCCGGAGTCCCGCAGGCACTTCAGGCAGCGgtggcgggcggcgcgggcggcgcgggcggcgctGTGCGGGGCGGATCCCTTCGGCGTTGGGCTGGCGAGGGTCTTCCCCCTCACAGAGGATCCTTGGCACCAGGTCGAAGCCCTTCCAGAGAAGCATCGAGGAGCAGCGCCAGCGGCCCGTGCCCTGGGCCCGCGTTCCGAGTTCGGTTTCTTCAGGTTGGTCCGTTTGGCCGGAGAGGCTCCTCGGAGACGGCCGCAGCCCCCTCATGGGTGACGGAGCTGGCGTGTGTTGGGCGGTCTGACGTGGCTGTGTCCGTTGCCAACACGCACCTACAAGCACACGCCGGCCTGCTCAGAGCCCTCTGCCCGTTCTCGTTCTCACAGGGCGACAATCTGGCTGTGGCGTGTGTGTGAGCACCTGGCTCCACAGAGCTCCGACTTCCTTAAGACTGTTGgccttcttctttcatttccatgTTGTCCTGACCTCTTTCCTCCCCCTCACTCCATTCCCTTTTGCCCTTcatgtctttcctttttactcACATCACACACTCCATATTCATTTTCTGAGGTAAAATTGTAACTGAGCCACATTTTCATAGAGATGACAAAGAAGTACATTTTTGTTAAAGACAAGAAAGCAAGAGTAAAGATGATCCATCATTTCGCAGGGTGATTT is a genomic window of Canis lupus familiaris isolate Mischka breed German Shepherd chromosome 21, alternate assembly UU_Cfam_GSD_1.0, whole genome shotgun sequence containing:
- the LOC102156326 gene encoding serine/arginine repetitive matrix protein 1-like, translating into MRGLRPSPRSLSGQTDQPEETELGTRAQGTGRWRCSSMLLWKGFDLVPRILCEGEDPRQPNAEGIRPAQRRPRRPRRPPPLPEVPAGLRGPRARGGQRRLATASASANSWRRAAPPFLRPPAATSRLPRTSVRTRRKATPGAPSSGHPRKQ